In the genome of Suncus etruscus isolate mSunEtr1 chromosome 3, mSunEtr1.pri.cur, whole genome shotgun sequence, the window GTGAGGGGGTGAGTACATATGATAATTCTAAGCAGATAAATCATATGATTAGGGTCAAGATATTTTGCTTTGATTGTAATATTTATTTGCTTAGGCAGTGAAACTTACTGACTTTCCTACCCTTAGAAGTTTTCAGTttagtgctggagtgatagcacagcaaaagggcatttgccctgcacgtcgctgacccaggacgaacctgggttcaatccccagcatcccatatagtcccctgaacctgccaggagtaaccctgagtgccggcagggatggcccaaaaacaaaaaaagagggaagtttTTCATTTAGATAGTTCGGTTTTAAAAagcgccccccaaaaaagtttaccAAATTTTCTGATCATATCAGAGATGAATTCAGTCTTGTGATTGCCATGGTACTTTGTTTTGAAAAGATCAGTGATAATACTAGTGTGGTAATAAGAACCCATCATGCTCAGAGTAGATTAAAAAGTCttaactagggcccggagagatagcacagcggtgtttgccttgcaagcagccgatccaggaccaaaggtggttggttcgaatcccggcgtcccacattgtcccccatgcctgccaggagctatttctgagcagacagccaggagtaacccctgagcaccgccgggtgtggcccaaaaacccaaaaaaaaaaaaaaaaagtcttaactaaaaaaatttttttaaagtcttaacTGAGATGAATCTTTCTCAGAAAACTAACTTGTAACCAAATTGAATCCCCTTCTGTTTATAGAATCCCCTTATTATTCATAGATATGAACATTCAATAATTTGACTAAAATAGCACTTAATGTGAGAAATTACTATCAGTTTAGTATTTATAAGAATTTCTGATTGACACTATACTTATGTAAGTACCTACTTTTACTATGTAGTTATAGTTGATTCCACCAAGACTGTACATAGttaagggtttttgtttgttgaaatCAGATCAgtagtacagcacttgccttctTTCCCTCTTGCACTGCAAGGagcagttcctgagtgcagaagccaggaaaacactctctctctctctctctctctctctctctctctctctctctctctctctctctctctctctctctctctctctctctctctctctccctctcctctccctctccctccccctccccctccccctccccctccctctccctctctctctccctccccctccccctctccctctctctctctccccccccctctctcttctggTTGTGACCCTAAGCCacatacactctctctctctctctctctctctctctctctctctctctctctctctctctctctctctctctctctctctctctctctctctctctctctctctctctctctctctctctctcctctctctctctcctctctcctctctcatcccccccccccctcctctctcttctggtTGTGACCctaagccacacacacacacaatgtttgtttgtttggggaaccacacccagtagtagtcAGGAGCTTTTTCTGCTTAGGAATGacccttggcagggctcaggaatatatatatatatatatatatatatatatatatatatatagagagagagagagagagagagagagagagagagagagagagagagagagagagagagagagagagagagagagagtgcagccAGCAGGTAAGGGCCTTTCGTTTTTCCAGCCCCAAGATAAGATTTCTGAATTATCTACTTTTGGCAAGTGAAAGTTCAAGTAAATTTACTAATTTGCTTTGACTGCAATTTCTACTTTTGTTAAGGTGTTGAGCTTAAATTTATACCATAAGATTGACTTAGTTTGTTACACTTTTACTTTTCTAATACATACATTTTCCCAAAagtttggaatttatttttagaaagcatATCCCTATTATCTCCAAATAACTATATCTTTGGTGGTTTGACatatacactggaaaataattactgaattttgtttgtttttggtcttggggccactcccggcggtgctcaggggttactcctggctatctgctcagaaatagctcctggcaggcacggggcaccacatgggacgccgggatttgaaccgaccaccttaggtcctggatcggctgcttgcgaggcaaatgccgctgtgctatctctctggctccattactgaattttttaatataagattaagatccggggccggagagatagcatggaggtaaggcgtttgcctctcatgcaggaggtcatcggttcgaatcccggcgtcccatatatggtcctcccgtgcctgccaggagcaatttctgagcctggagccaggaataacccctgagcactgccgggtgtgacccaaaaaccacaaaaaaaaaaaaaaaaaaaaaaaaagattaagatcCTAGGTTAGGTCAATACAGAATCTAAATGTGGCTGAGTGTTTTGATATGCAGtaatagttttcatttatttgtgctTAATGTTTGCCAGACTCCAtatgactacttttttttttttttttttttttttggtttttgggccacacccgttgacactcaggggttactcctggctatgcgctcagaagttgctcctggattgggggaccatatgggacaccgggggatcgaaccgcggtccatccaaggctagcgcaggcaaggcaggcaccttacctcttgcgccaccgcccggccccatgactactttttattctttctcttttccatttaAGCCTTGCAGCAACATTTAGAAGTGAGCATAATATGCCCATTGCGTGTCAGGAATGCTAGATGAATATGTGTTAAGTCTATTAAGTATTATACTCCTTCCCCTCCAGCGTAGCTAAAGGAGTTCAGATACAGCGGTGAGGCAACTTGTTCTTAATCTTAAGCAAGTTACTTAACCTCACTGTGGCTCAATCCTATTTTTCTGCAAAAACATTCCAACTGATCTTTTCCCTAGATGCTATGTTCCGATCCTATCCTGGAAATCTGATTTATTAATCCTGATGTTTCTAATGTTCTACAGATAATTAAATGATTGTGCAACAGACATCATGGTGTGGTTAATGGTATTATAAAGGCAGGCAACCTTGAGTTCCAGAGTTCTGAGTGACTTTGGCCCAGTCTCTCTTGGTTCTTCATCTATAAATTGAAGATAAAATTATTGTCTACTTTAAAGGATTGTTGAGAATAAGTGAGGTGATGTCTTTAAAACAGGTGTCAGAGTGATTTATAATGATCTGAGATTTTCTGCTCTTAGTGTACAACTTTGTCCGCTCAAAACCGATCATTGGAAATGAGTGTCATTGTTACATCGGGAAACTAATTTGGTGTATGCCATCATTTTAAAAAACGATGATTAATTTTCATTACCTTTCACTTTGCAATTACAATAGTGGCAAAGGAGAAGGTAGGAGTTTGTTTTACTATACTAATTAGCCAGATTTTTCTGCTTGTATATTGGTTTGTAATAGGAAAACTAATATACAGGGGTGGGGAAGATGCTGGGAATTCTTTACTAGTGTTTCTTCTTCAACATACTCTGGTAGCATCTTAGAAGCATCACTCATATTGTCAAATCCTTAGACTCAGATCTTGGTCTTGATTTACCTAAGTACTTTTCTCTACTCCTGCctgcccccccctctctccctctctctccctctctctccctctctccctctctctctccctctccccctctctctccctctctctccctctccttccataAATCCCAGTCTGTCCCTTCAGGTTGcttttagttctctctctctctctctctctctctctctctctctctctctctctctctctctctctctctctctctgtctctgtctctctctgtctctctctctctctctctctgtctgtctctgtctctctctgtctctctctctctcctctctctcctctctctctcctctctctctctcctctctctctccccccttccgtAAATCCCAGTCTGTCCCTTCAGGTTGCTTTTAGTTCACTTAATGATTGGGAGTCAGGTTCTACATTCCTAGGCTATTACTTGTTAAGACAACATAAGTTTTAATCTACAGTCTCTTACCTTACCTTGTATGGACTCTTTCCAGGCCTAAATTTTTTACCTTctttatattgagaaagatttgaTTAGCGAAACTTTTCCCCAAGACCATCTTTAGACCCTTGTTCCTTTTGCTGTTTAAACCAAATGGTTATAAGTATAATATAATGATGTCACATGTATTAACCTTAGAGTATTAGAATAGTTGTAGGTTCATTTTGTTACATTAATAATGAATTTTGTTAAACACATTTAGTTGTGCTTACACAActgaaaatttaagataaaaaaaaaggacagaactaaatatccgagCCAGAGTCAACAGCAGTGGCATCCAGAGACCCAGACTCaaacaatttaaactttaaatgggcctgctATATACTGGCACGTCTgtgtgggtgggggggagggCAAAGGATGGTGTTAGGGATATACTCTGCGaatgtggtggagggaggtggacgctgatggtgggattggcccttgattcattatatgtctgcAACCCAACTattaaggactttgtaaatcacaaatttcaataaaataaattaaagtttaaaaaaagaaaaatttgtatataaaaatcatGTATAGTCATTTAATAATTTACTGAGTATATCAAGAACTGAAAAACCTCATGAACAAAGTAGAACTTGAGCCAGACTTGAAAGATGGGAATAATTTTTTGGTAGAGAAGAGGCATGGGATTTATTCCAGTTATAAGAGGATTAACTAGATCATAGGCTTAAAGATAGGAACAAAAACTTAAAGGAAGAAGTATATGAAATTGGACTACTGTGAAtacatttcaaatttttttcaaaggtTTGGTATTACCATTTGGAAATTTTGGATTTGAAAGTTAGAATATTTGGATTGAGCTaagaaaatagctcaaagggctggagatcCTGCTGTGCATGCGGGaatcctagatttgatccccagtactgtgTGTTCCATGTACCATTAAGCTTGGGAATAGttcaaagaccaaaaataaatcatttaaattagtaactttttatatttttgaccttttttttgaTGATATACATATACAACTTAGTTTTGAGTTTCACTAAGAGAGCCGTATAGCGTATCCTTAAACGCTCTGCCTAGGTCATGTAAGCCACTGTGAAGTCTCCTTTTGGCTTCAGGTGGTGGTGGTACCTTGGGTAGAGTGACAGTTCAGTCAGCCACCTGTATCCTTAGGCTTTAGTTCTCTCTGCCTGTCTTATTCAAAGCCATGCTTATTCAGCCATCTTCCACCCCAGTTCTTCCTAATAACCGTGTTCTCAATCAGTAGTAAGTGAAGTAAGTGAATGTCTGTTTACGACAAGAGTTATGAATTTTGTAAAGATGTCATTGTGTTCTTTATTCTTAAGAAGGCTGTTTGTATGCTTTTTGTTGATGTGAGTTTTTAACTTTGCTGTGTCTCTTCCTTTGCAGACGGAGAGGTACAAGACATAATGGGAGCATTTTTAGACAAGCCAAAGATGGAAAAGCATAATGCCCAGGGGCAGGGGAATGGGTTGCGTTATGGGctaagcagcatgcaaggctggCGAGTTGAAATGGAGGATGCCCACACAGCTGTGATTGGTTTGCCAAGTGGACTTGAAACATGGTCATTCTTCGCTGTCTATGACGGGCATGCTGGTTCTCAGGTTGCCAAATACTGCTGTGAGCATTTATTAGATCACATCACCAATAACCAGGATTTTAAAAAGTCTGCAGGAGCCCCTTCTGTGGAAAACGTAAAGAATGGAATCAGAACAGGTTTTCTGGAGATTGACGAACACATGAGAGTCatgtcagagaagaaacacagtACAGATAGAAGTGGGTCAACAGCAGTAGGTGTGTTAATTTCTCCCCATCATACTTACTTCATTAACTGTGGAGACTCCAGAGGTTTACTGTGTAGGAACAGGAAAGTTCATTTCTTCACGCAAGATCACAAGCCAAGTAACCCGCTGGAAAAAGAACGAATCCAGAATGCAGGTGGTTCTGTCATGATTCAGCGTGTGAATGGCTCTCTGGCTGTGTCACGGGCTCTCGGGGACTTCGATTACAAATGTGTTCATGGAAAAGGTCCCACAGAGCAGCTGGTCTCGCCAGAGCCTGAAGTCTATGATATCGAAAGATCTGAAGAAGACGATCAGTTCATCATACTTGCGTGCGATGGTATTTGGGATGTCATGGGAAACGAAGAGCTCTGTGATTTTGTGAGATCCAGACTTGAAGTCACTGATGACCTTGAAAAAGTTTGCAATGAAGTTGTGGACACCTGTTTGTATAAGGTAGCTAAACcttaccgtgtgtgtgtgtgtgtgtgtgtgtgtgtgtgtgtgtgtgtgtgtgtgtgtgtgtgtgtgtattattttgtTAACGTCATCACTATTCTAGTATTTAATTGTAGAGCTTGCAGTTCTTAGAAATAAATCTCTAGCACAAACACAGGATACTTTTCCATCATTTATGAAAATATAGGAacacattttaagaaataaattgtcCAAGTACTAAATATTCAGGAATTATCTGAATTTATTCTTTTAGTAGAGTATTGACTACttgagtttttaaatattttaggttatcaaaggcaaaaagcacacatattgataaataataaaaatcacagtaGCTTgttaataataaaggaaaaggtcagtataattttagtgttttatttttaccatgtGATTTTGAGACTGACCAAATGAAACTAGCATTATGTCCTCAGCTACatgtcccccaaaaaagaatagattttaGTAATGATTTTGCATAATGTGATAGAATCTGGATAAGGGTCTGAATTATAAGAActtgaggagccagagtgatatgatagcacagtgggggggggggggacatttgCCTCGaacgctgctgacctgggtttgatccccggcatcttatttggtcccctgagcctgctaggagtgattcctgagtgcagagccaagagtaacccctgagcactgccacatgtggcccaaaaaaacaaacaaacaaaaggacttGATATAATACCATGTATGAGTTAAGCTGTTTAAACTCTGGAAAATCAGtttaacagttaaaaaaaaaaaaaagaacacgcAAGTGATGCTGAAAGGGTAACTTTCTCGTGgtagaagatcatatgggatcatGTATATACATAGGTGAATTAACTCAGCAAGGAAGATGCCAAGGAACACTCTGGATTTGAGTAAGATCTAAGATCTGGAATCTAAGTTTACTTGTATCTTTGCACTCTAGGctttaaaatgaattattcaaCCTTTGCCAGCAGTTGAAAGGATGTGCTCTTTGTTTTGGTGAAGGCGGGTGGCAAGAGGGGAGGGGGGTAGGAAcatacacccagctgtgctccagactctgagctcaggaatcactcctggcagtgcttggcagGTCATGAAAGCAATCAGACCTTAGTCAGCTGCACACAAAACAAGCACTTCGCCTGCTATACTCTATCTACTGCCCCTGAAAGGTGTTATACTTTCATAGAGTCATAAGAATGTCATCGAGAAATGGGGTCAGATCACGAATACTTCCCAGGTATTCAGGtcctggctgatacctctgtggaattctcagaatgggtgggggCAGATCGCCCTTTCTGCCACATCCTACACAATCccaacaaaaaacagctcaggcCCACAGCcctatcaaactgccaagccaccatatTTGTCTCATGTATAAATCCTGGTCCACATCACTGCACACCTCAAAATTTTATGGTAGCGTAAGCCCAGtggtatcacaggaaatctgataggAACTTTATATAGTGACCTACCAAGTTCAGTGAGCCTCAGCAGTAACAGAAAGCTGACCTACCGCCAACCACTACCCAGTAAATCCCTAGACACTGACTTACGTACCTCAGCAACACCACAGAGTGACACAgcaatcatttcaaattttaGGTGTTTCCATTGGTTGGTGCCTGCAAAGAGGCTGGTGTGGTTGGTGGAAAACTTGGGGCTCTTGGTGGAGGAAAGGTCTCACTGCTGATGAGATTGGTGCTTGGAAATATGCCTGCAATGGCCTCATTTTGAGCATCTTAGTAAATTACAGGAttgtaataaaacatttattaatgaAATGAAGCCAGGTGATGGGCAGACAAGGACATGGAGAAGACAGCTCAGGAGGGTTCTTGAAGGGGCCCCACCAATGTGGATTCTTTCAATCTGGAGCAATATTGAGTTTCCTGCCACTCATGCTGCCTGGTATGGTTGGACTGTTGTTGAATTATTTGAGAGAGAaagctgaaaatagaaatgtgggtctggagcagtggcgtaagcCATAAGGCTTACATAAGgctgcatgcgctagcctaggacggaccacagttcgattccggcgtcccatatggtcacccaagccaggtgcaacttctgagcacatagccaggagtaacccctgagcgtcaccgagtgtgctcccccccccaaaaaaaaaaaaaagaaatgcaagacTGGGACTGGAAAGCAGGTAgactgcttgccttgcaggtggcccacctaaattttatttccagcttggcccatcaagagtaattcctgatgtagagccaggagtaagactggCCCATAaaccaccaaaataataataataataatatatataaattaataatagtgataataaaaagaagaaaagaagactgGTCAGAACCAatgtacaatggatagggcactcaCTTAGCTTTGTACTCAGCCAACTCAAGGTTTAGTCGCTGTAGGACCTctgaggtcccctgagcccacaagctgtgatctctgagtgcaaaacaGGAGTGAGCCTTATGTACTGCCTGGTATTAGTAGCAGCTCTCACTAAAATTTATGCTCTTTCGACACATCCCAATATGGCTCCTGGACAACCACCACACCACTAATTTGGGAAGAACTGAACAATGAGTATATGCTGTTGTCTCTTAGTGTGTGTGAAAATAACATTAGTTTATTAGATTTATTCTATAGGTGTTGAAAAGTACTGATTAGTTTAGTTAAACGTTTTcttgaggccggagtgatagcacagtgtatataatatagggtgtttgccttgcatacagcccacccaggtttgactgccaggagcaattcctaagtgcgggaccaggagtaaccaacccgagcaccaccagatgtggcccaaaaataaaacaagttgttTTCTTGTCAGATTCACTTGTTAATAATTATGGTTCAGATTTGTGTTGTCTTTTCTCTATTTTGCTCTTTTGTAGATTCTTCAATATCTTATCATTTGTCTATTTTTATAGGTTCCCCCAATATTGTTCTATtaaattctttggtttttttaaataatgataaatggtggggctggagcggtggcgcagcagtagggcatttgccttacacacagtgacctaggatggactgctgttccatcccctggtgtcccatatggcccccaagccaggagtgatttagcacatagccaggagtaactcctgagtgtcactggggcccaaaaaacagggagaaaattattttaagaaaatgataaatGGTACTAAGACGTTGTCCTATGATTAAGTCACTTGTCTTAATGTTCCGTACTGATTCCTATATAAATCCAGAAAATTATATCTGGTCCCCAGTGCACAGAACTAAAattaacccctgggcactggCAGGTGTGTTCCCAGCACATATAccccaaatttaaataataatgatgtggctggagagagaatatagcAGTTTGGGGAACTTACTTtcacatataaatttttattttattttatttatttatttatttattttattttattttttttttttggtttttgggccacacccggcggtgctcaggggttactcctggctatctgctcagaaatagctcctggcaggcacgggggaccatatgggacaccgggattcgaaccaaccacctttggtcctgaatcggctgcttgcaaaggcaaatgctgctgtgctatctctcc includes:
- the PPM1A gene encoding protein phosphatase 1A; the protein is MGAFLDKPKMEKHNAQGQGNGLRYGLSSMQGWRVEMEDAHTAVIGLPSGLETWSFFAVYDGHAGSQVAKYCCEHLLDHITNNQDFKKSAGAPSVENVKNGIRTGFLEIDEHMRVMSEKKHSTDRSGSTAVGVLISPHHTYFINCGDSRGLLCRNRKVHFFTQDHKPSNPLEKERIQNAGGSVMIQRVNGSLAVSRALGDFDYKCVHGKGPTEQLVSPEPEVYDIERSEEDDQFIILACDGIWDVMGNEELCDFVRSRLEVTDDLEKVCNEVVDTCLYKGSRDNMSVILICFPNAPKVSPEAVKKEAELDKYLESRVEEIIKKQGEGVPDLVHVMRTLASENIPSLPPGGELASKRNVIEAVYNRLNPYKNDDTDSTSADDMW